A section of the Brevundimonas sp. AJA228-03 genome encodes:
- a CDS encoding GNAT family N-acetyltransferase: MIGPTTRISTLDDLPALHRLIERAYRGETAKVGWTNEADLLDGQRTDVEELTEILTDPARIMLLAEDAGAMVACLQLVDEGGGTAYLGMLSVEPELQAGGLGRFMIAAAEAEAVARFGADTMRMTVIRQRPELIAWYERRGYVRTGETEPFPLSDERFGLPRRQDLEFVVLAKGL; this comes from the coding sequence TTGATCGGACCGACGACCCGGATTTCGACCCTCGACGACCTGCCGGCCCTGCACCGGCTGATCGAGCGCGCCTATCGCGGCGAGACGGCCAAGGTGGGCTGGACCAACGAGGCCGACCTGCTGGACGGCCAGCGCACCGATGTCGAGGAACTGACCGAAATCCTGACCGACCCGGCGCGCATCATGCTGCTGGCCGAGGATGCGGGGGCAATGGTCGCCTGCCTCCAGCTGGTGGATGAAGGCGGCGGTACGGCCTATCTGGGCATGCTGTCGGTGGAACCCGAATTGCAGGCGGGGGGGCTTGGCCGCTTCATGATCGCGGCAGCCGAAGCCGAAGCCGTCGCCCGTTTCGGCGCGGACACCATGCGCATGACCGTCATCCGTCAGCGCCCCGAACTGATCGCCTGGTACGAACGCCGGGGCTATGTCCGGACCGGCGAGACCGAGCCGTTTCCATTGAGCGACGAACGCTTCGGCCTGCCGAGGCGGCAGGATCTGGAGTTCGTGGTGCTGGCGAAGGGGCTTTAA
- a CDS encoding carbonic anhydrase, producing the protein MPQHSRAALLSGYHRFRDNHWPEAKAQYEALAADGQKPHTLVVACSDSRADPALIFDAAPGQLFVVRNVANLVPPYEPDGLLHGVSAALEFGVKVLNVRRIMVMGHARCGGVAAMRTGAPADCQDFVAPWVQQGAPVVRRVCEDCSPEDIEQVSEEAVVRLSLQNLRTFPWIAEREAAGTLALSGLHFGIADGVLRSLEGPGRFEAMG; encoded by the coding sequence ATGCCCCAACATTCCCGTGCCGCCCTGCTCTCCGGTTATCATCGCTTCCGCGACAACCACTGGCCCGAGGCGAAGGCCCAGTACGAGGCGCTCGCCGCGGACGGGCAGAAGCCCCACACCCTCGTCGTCGCCTGTTCCGACAGCCGGGCCGACCCCGCCCTGATCTTCGACGCCGCCCCCGGCCAGCTGTTCGTGGTCCGCAACGTCGCCAATCTGGTCCCCCCCTATGAGCCCGATGGCCTTCTGCACGGCGTCTCGGCCGCGCTGGAGTTCGGCGTGAAGGTGCTCAACGTCCGGCGCATCATGGTCATGGGTCACGCCCGCTGCGGCGGGGTCGCCGCCATGCGCACGGGGGCCCCCGCCGACTGCCAGGACTTTGTCGCGCCCTGGGTGCAACAGGGGGCACCGGTGGTTCGTCGCGTCTGCGAGGACTGCTCGCCCGAAGACATCGAACAGGTTTCGGAAGAGGCCGTGGTCCGCCTGTCCCTGCAGAACCTGCGCACTTTTCCGTGGATCGCCGAACGCGAGGCTGCGGGGACCCTGGCCCTGAGCGGTCTTCATTTCGGCATCGCCGACGGGGTCCTGCGGTCCCTTGAGGGCCCGGGTCGGTTCGAGGCCATGGGCTAG
- the pgsA gene encoding CDP-diacylglycerol--glycerol-3-phosphate 3-phosphatidyltransferase produces the protein MTHTHHANPIPNILTGLRLAAGVVMFLILAGATGGFGPLSAYLSPEDQFGLYRVAFYIFVVAASTDWIDGYLARRWHAETRWGAILDPIADKVLVTGAILGVLTSGSVPQIAIPCGLILFREFAVSALRETMAGRVKLEVTLLAKWKTTVQLVALGCQLFARNWDSFGLDFEYLDEFQLVADSLIWFAAIATVWTGWQYFETARRSLAEKD, from the coding sequence ATGACCCACACCCACCATGCCAATCCGATCCCCAACATCCTGACCGGCCTTCGACTGGCGGCGGGGGTGGTGATGTTCCTGATCCTGGCGGGGGCGACGGGGGGATTCGGCCCTCTGTCGGCCTATCTGAGCCCCGAGGACCAGTTCGGCCTGTACCGCGTGGCCTTCTACATCTTCGTCGTCGCTGCCTCGACCGACTGGATCGACGGCTATCTGGCGCGGCGCTGGCATGCGGAGACGCGCTGGGGCGCGATCCTGGACCCCATCGCCGACAAGGTGCTGGTCACCGGGGCCATCCTGGGCGTCCTGACCTCCGGGTCGGTGCCCCAGATCGCCATTCCCTGCGGCCTGATCCTGTTCCGGGAATTCGCGGTGTCAGCCCTGCGCGAAACCATGGCGGGCAGGGTCAAGCTGGAGGTCACCCTGCTGGCCAAATGGAAGACCACGGTCCAGCTGGTCGCCCTGGGCTGCCAGCTGTTCGCCCGCAACTGGGACAGCTTCGGCCTCGATTTCGAGTATCTGGACGAGTTCCAGCTGGTCGCCGACAGCCTGATCTGGTTCGCCGCCATCGCCACCGTCTGGACCGGCTGGCAGTATTTCGAGACGGCGCGGCGGTCGCTGGCGGAGAAGGATTAA
- a CDS encoding YdeI/OmpD-associated family protein — translation MSALSQGTVHTVPTDLEAALRIDPAILALWERLTPLGRNEFICWVEDAKQAKTRERRIGRTTEELREGKGRPCCWPGCIHRTDKAPSRWQQAVLIDGKRGRGS, via the coding sequence ATGAGCGCGCTGTCCCAGGGCACCGTCCACACGGTCCCGACTGATCTGGAAGCGGCGCTGCGCATTGATCCCGCGATCCTGGCTCTGTGGGAGCGGCTGACGCCGCTGGGCCGCAATGAGTTCATCTGCTGGGTCGAGGACGCGAAACAGGCGAAGACCCGCGAGCGCCGCATCGGCCGGACCACCGAGGAACTGCGGGAAGGCAAGGGCCGCCCCTGCTGCTGGCCCGGCTGCATCCACCGCACCGACAAGGCCCCGAGCCGCTGGCAACAGGCGGTCCTGATCGACGGCAAGCGGGGCCGGGGGTCATAA
- a CDS encoding antitoxin, giving the protein MTILTTRAFRSGNSEAVRLPKGFAYGTDVELEIERIGEVTTIRPKRPSVAEMVARLRSLPKPSEVEKREPIEFPERPGL; this is encoded by the coding sequence ATGACGATCTTGACGACAAGGGCATTCCGAAGCGGAAACAGCGAAGCCGTACGCCTGCCCAAGGGCTTCGCCTATGGCACCGATGTGGAACTCGAGATCGAGCGTATCGGCGAAGTCACAACCATTCGACCCAAACGGCCGTCGGTCGCCGAGATGGTGGCCAGGCTGCGCAGCCTTCCCAAACCCAGCGAAGTCGAAAAGCGTGAACCGATCGAGTTCCCTGAACGGCCCGGGCTTTGA
- a CDS encoding PIN domain-containing protein yields the protein MTRFLLDTNVAIGLRDDVMEVQDRVLSLQGEVALSVLTRVELEGGSHRDPADADRKRARLDTLLQSLPVFPFDDDAADAYRAIVQSAGFSRRKIIDRMIAAQAMSRDLTLVTLNGADFRDIPGLDMVEW from the coding sequence TTGACCCGCTTTCTGCTGGACACCAACGTGGCCATCGGGCTTCGCGACGATGTCATGGAGGTTCAGGACCGGGTTCTGTCGCTGCAAGGCGAGGTCGCCCTGTCAGTCCTGACCCGGGTCGAGCTGGAAGGCGGTTCACACCGGGATCCGGCGGACGCGGATCGTAAGCGCGCCAGACTCGATACGCTTCTGCAGAGCCTGCCGGTGTTCCCGTTCGATGACGATGCCGCCGACGCGTATCGCGCTATCGTCCAGTCGGCCGGCTTCTCGCGCCGCAAGATCATCGACCGCATGATCGCAGCCCAGGCGATGTCCAGAGACTTGACGCTGGTGACCTTGAACGGCGCGGATTTCCGCGACATCCCGGGTCTCGACATGGTGGAATGGTAG